The following DNA comes from Miscanthus floridulus cultivar M001 chromosome 5, ASM1932011v1, whole genome shotgun sequence.
ACTTCACTGTCATCACCATGAATGCGGGCTATACCTCTAACCTGAACGCGAACTTACTCGTGCTTGCCTCGGGCCAGACCGTGGATGCGCTCATGACCACCAGTACTGATGGGGAGCTAGTACATGGAGGTGCTGGTGCACACACCATCGAGCTAGGGCTCAGCCAGCTGCCTTGCGACCCGTCACAGATGAGGTGCAATGGGACCACCACCGCCGTGGTGACGAACGACATCTGCTCATTCCCCCTCATGTACCCTAAGACATCTCTCCGAGGGGCACACGTGAACGACGTGACGGGCTCTTCACGACCTACTTCTCGGATGGCTCGCCGCCAAGTGACATGGCGATTGCACTGGGGACCAAGTTGAAGAGGTTTAACTAAGCTACAATTTGGTTCTCCCTTTGCTTTGTTCTTTATACTTGTGTTTACTTTCATTGCTTTTAGGTCTTGTTAAGTGACAACTAGGATTCATGCTAGTGTGTGCTTAGCATGGGTTTCATTCTTGTTCTTAAGGACCTTAATCTTAGTGTGaaactttgctaaggacatggttaGCTTGTTGGCCCTAAGAACTTTCTTAATCAATTTGCTTTGTAGAAGAACTTAGGCGCTAAGAAGGTTGGGGGTTTAGTTTTTGCATAGGCTAAGGTTTATTTCTTTAACATTTAGAGCCCAATTCAAGTCCCCCTCTTTGGCCATAATGTTCATACACCAATCAAGGAAACTGTTACCTCTCTTATACTGACATGTCCTAGGCCGTACGGTTTATTTCGTATATTCCAGTCCAAACAATACTGGTTGTAAGGAGGTGGGGGTACGAGAAGAACATGTGGTGTTGGAGTTTTCCTTTGGACTAATTTTTATGTAATTTTGTTGACCAAGGGAATAGAATCTTCTACATATATAAACGTCTATAAATAGCGGCACATTTGTGGCACCTATCAGGAACTAACATACAACATAGGAAACTGGGAAACATGGGATTCTGTATTCCATCGCGTGCCCCGGTGGCTTCAGCGCTCCTGCTTTACCTTTTCTTGCCTTTACTACTGGGGGCACATGGAGGATCCCGTAGGGTAAGCATGCATGCCCGATGCATTGCTAACAGCTTTGTAAGAAGCTTCCAAAATCCAAACTCTAATCAACAATCTTTGTAGCTATATATTGTATACCTAGGCGATGTGAAACATGGACACCCCAACGATGTCATCGCTTCGCACCATGATCTACTCAGCGATGTTCTTGGAAGGTACGTACGTGTCCTCCTCTTAAAGTAGTGAAGCCATGTTACTTGCTGATTCTTCATTTAAGACGACTGATCCTGATGAATGATGTGCAAATTCATGGTTGATCGTGTCCCGTTATTTCCTCTTCCAGTATGGAGGATTCATTGGCTTCCATGGTTTACAACTACAAGCATGGCTTCTCAGGCTTCGCAGCGATGCTCACGGAAGACCATGCTGATCAGCTTGGAGGCCAGTCCTTTCAGTCTTTTTGCTCAAACTGGAATTCGCCGTCTCACTTGCTCTTAAGCCACGAAACCAACCAAAATCGCTTTTGGTTAAATCGGTTAACTTGGTTAAAGACAATACAAATTATTCCTCCACGAGTAATAATTCAATACTAAATTTGCATGGGAACCACCAAACAAGGAATGCATCCTACAACTTTCCCAAAAGCAAAAATTGAAAGCAACTAGGAATACTTGCAATAACCGGAAGAGtctcatagaaatatatatataatatgttaaaTAAGCAAATTGATAGAACATAATCGCAAACAGTTTCATGCTGGTCGATGATGATGGGGTTGCGCACGGCGTCCATGTGCATGTTCTCGACGGAGTCGGAGCCGGAGCTGCCCTTCCACGTCTTGATCCGGACGGCGTTGTCCGAGTGCCAGATCACCGCGTAGTTCACCGTTGGCCACGCACGCCCGCGTGCCCTGCTCGCCCAGGCTCCCGATGCTCATGCCGTGGCCGACCACCGGGGCCGCAGGGAGGTGACGTTCTCGGTGTGCATGTTGAGGGTGCCGGCGCCGATGGTGACACACAGTCGTCGGAGTTGGAGACGGCGGTGTTGCTGATGAGGACGTCCTGGGCGTTCTCGACGTGGATGCCGTCGGTGTGGGGGCACAGCGTCGGGGAGCTAATGGACAGGCCGCTGACGAGCACGCCGCGGCAGGTGTCGAACTGGACTGGGCTGTTCTTCACCTTGAGGCCTTGCACTTGCACCGTCACGTTGTTGGCCATGACCCATGAAAGACCTCAGCGCCTGATTATGGATAGGGCAGAGATCAACGTCAGCCCGTCGGATTTTTTTAACCGGtttcaaggattttttttttctcaccaTTACTTACTCTTCACTTGATCACTTCATTACTGTAGCTGAACATTTGTCAGTGCACCGTTAAAGTAACCATACTTTTTGTGGCTTCTAAATTAACTCTGCAGAGCTTCCTGAAGTCATCAGTGTCCATCTAAGCAGAAGCTGTAGAGTGACAACCACTCGTAGCTGGGACTTCCTTGGGATGAACTACCAAATGCCCAGTGGACTACTCCATAGAAGCAGATACGGAGAGGACATAATCATTGGGGTCGTCGACGCCGGTTAGTGACCAATCACAATCATGATCCATGAATTGATTCCATACTGCAAACACATGTCTTTTGGCGACCTGTCTAGTGCAAGTCCAAGGTCCACCAACACACCCCGCTGTCCCCTCAGGTATCTGGCCAGAGTCGAAAAGCTTCAGCGACCAAGGCTACGGGCCAGTGCCTTCACGATGGAAAGGCGTGTGCCAAGTCGGGGTGGCCTGGGACCGCAGCAACTGCAACCGCAAGATCATCGGCGCGCGGTTCTACAGCGCCGACGTGCCCGAAGAGATACTGAAGATCGACTACCTGTCGCCCCGGGGCATCAACACCCACGGCACGCACACGGCCTCCACCGCGGCAGGCTTGGTCGTTGAGGCGGCCAGCTTCCACGGGCTCGCCGCGGGCGCTGCGCGTGGCGGCGCGCCCCGCGCCCGCATTGCCATGTACAAGTCCTTTTGGGGAGAAATCGGGTTTGGCAACAGTGCAGGCCTGCTCGCGGCCATCGACGACGCCATCCATGACGGGGTGGACGTGCTCTCGCTGTCGCTCGCTGTTCCCGAGGAGAATTCGTTCGGCGCCCTGCATGCCGTCCAAATGGGGATCACCGTCGTGTACGCGGCCGGGAACGACGGGCCTAGTCCGCAGACGCTTGAGAACACGGCTCCGTGGGTCATCACAGTAGCCGCGAGCAAGACTGATCGCTCGTTCCCGACGGTTATCACGCTGGGAAACAAGCAACAGATAACGGTATGAATTGTTTGAATACATACAAATGCCGACTCTGAAGAATCACAAGGCCGCCATGATTTTGTTTACATAGAAGCAATGAAGCATATGTTACTGATCTAGAGTATAAATACAACTCTTGCCTATTTTTCAGGGACAATCTCTCTATTACCAAGGGAAGAACTCAAACTCATCCAGGAGCAGTTTCAGAAGTCTTGCCAATGGAGACCAGTATGCAAAGCCATTAATTTTACTTTATTTTCTGCAaatgctccaaaaattctgaaattgaCAGCAACTTTTTAACTTAATTTGTGCCTTCTCTTAGATGCACGCAAGATGATTTGAACGGTACTGATATTAAAGGGAAAATCGTGCTTTGCGCAACGCAACATTCACCAACGACGTTTGGCCCATTCACGTATTTCTCAGTCGCGAGGCAAAGCATCGTGAAAGGAGGAGGAACTGGACTTATTTTTGTTCAATACACGACTGACGGTCTGGAAGACTTGGGTGACTTTCCCTTTCCATGGGTTCTTGTGGACATTGACACTGGTAAAAAGATCAAAAAGTATATCGACTCCGCCAGGTACACCACTTCCTGGATCCTCATTAGCACGTACAACAATGCACATAACAAGCTAGATCAATTCTTTCTCTATCATGAGCTGAGCCTTTCTCCGGTAAATTTCTGGTCGTTTCAAGCAGCTCACCGGTGGCGAAGATTGAACCAGCCCGCACCAGTACAGGTGCCCTGCTAGCCCCAAAAGTGGCATCGTTCTCCTCCAGAGGTCCATCACCCGACTACGCTGATATTATCAAGGTACATAGAGTCAAATGTTGCGTCTAACAGTCTGTAGGCGCAAACATGCCATCACCTGTTGTCTCACAGCAGCCTTTGCTTCCTCCACAGCCTGACATAGCTGCACCTGGAGCCAACATCCTAGCAGCAACAGAAAATTCTTACGGGATTATGTCAGGGACATCAATGGCTACCCCACATGTAGCTGGCATCATCGCGCTGTTGAAAGCTCTGCATCCAAACTGGTCTCCTGCTGCATTGAAATCTGCAATCATCACCACTGGTAATAAAACCAAACACCGCTTTAGAAGATGATTTGACTTCTGAAGCCATGATTAGTTTACTAGGCAATACGTTACATGTATTTACCTCTATTTCATTTTGAATGCTGAAGCATCTGTAACTGATGAAGATGGCATGCCAATACTGGCTGAAGGATTGCCTCGAAAGATTGCCGACCCATTTGACTATGGAGGTGGGCACATCAACCCTAACAGAGCCGCAGATCCTGGACTGATTTATGACATCAATCCAAAAGATTACAACTACTTCTTTGATTGCACCATCAAAACATCTGTTAGCTGCAATGCAACATCGACACCTGGGTATCTCTTGAACCTACCATCCATCTCAGCTCCAGATCTAAGGTATCCAGTTACCATGTGGAGAACTGTCACAAATGTAGGCGAGGTCAATGCAGTGTACCATGTTGCAATTGAGAACCCGGCTGGAATCAAGATCGAAGTTGAGCCATCTGTTCTTGTGTTCAATGCTGCAAAAAAAGTTCACACATTTCAAGTCAAGCTATCACCTCTGCGAAGGTTACAAGGGGATTATACATTTGGAAGCCTTACTTGGTACAATAACCAAAAGAAGGTCAGGATTCCAATAGCAGCCCGGATCACGATGTATGATTTATTTGCAGATGTTGCATAACTACGGTGGACCATTTATCCTGCATGGCAGCGCTCATTATCAGAGTTTTTTAGCACTATCCAAAAAAATTAAGAAAATAAGACATGACAATTGTCAAGTTTCATCGTGGCTTGTATTTATTTTGCTTGTAGCCAAATAGGCTATGCGTTGTCTAGATCTGTTTGTTATGTTATATACAACTATGATAACTATGTCAACTTCCTTTTGTTGCTGTACTTTTCGGTTGCTACTTCAATAAATCTCTATCTCTATATACTAAAGTAAATAGTATTTCTTTTTTGTCCAAAAATTGATGGTAAAGAAGTACGATTGGTCACAATTGTGCAATAGGCAAGGTGCACCCATCGCAAGCGAGTGGTAGAACAGCTCATTAATCCGATCGCACGTGGCACCTCCTCCTCACCACCAATTAATCGGATATGGAATTGACAAGGTAAAACTAGAGATCCCTTAGCCCACATCGTTGCTACCGAAAAAAGATATGTGTTTGCACCCACTTTCTTCCCCTCTCGTCTCTTCTCCATTTTGCAAGTGCTTTTCCTAAGAGCGGCAATGCTACATGTATTTACCTCTGTTTCGTTTTGCATGCTGAAGCATCTGTAATTGATGAAGATGGCATGCCGATACTGGCTGAAGGATTGCCTCGAAAAATTGCCGACCCATTTGACTATGGAGGTGGGCACATCAACCCTAACAGAGCAGCAGATCCTGGTCTAATTTATGACATCAATCCAAAAGACTACAACTACTTCCTTGATTGCACCACCAAAACATCCGTTAACTGCAATGCAACATCGATACCTGGGTATTTTTTGAACCTGCCATCCATCTCAGCTCCAGATCTGAGGTATCCAGTTACTGTGTGGAGAACTGTCACAAATGTAGGCGAGGTCAATGTAGTGTACCATGTTGCAATTCAGAACCCGTCTGGAATCAAGATCGAAGTTGAGCCATCTATTCTTGTGTTCAATGCTACAAACAAAGTCCACACTTTTCAGGTCAAGCTATCACCTATGCGGAGGTTACAAGGAGATTATACATTTGGAAGCCTTACTTGGTACAATAACCAACAGACGGTTCGAATTCCAACAGCGGCCCGGATCACGGTGTATGATTTCTTTGCAGATGTTGCATAGCTGTGGCGAACCATTTATCCTGCATGGTAGCGTTCATTATCATAGTTTTCTTAGTACCGTAAAAAAATTAAGAAAATAAGACATGGCCAATGTCGTGTTTCACCGTGGCTTGTATTTATTTTACTTGTAGCCAAATAGGTTATGCATTGTCAAGAtctatttgttatatatataacaacTCTGATAACTATGTCAGCTTCCTTTTGTGCTGTACTTTTCAATTGCTAAACTAGAAGGATACCTTGTACATTGTTGTGGGATTATCATAGCATAAAACCGTTGCATGTATAAACTAAATCCACATGATCTCACGTTCATTCTTATTAAAACTAGATAAGGCATGGTTTTTGCAGATGCAATGTTTTTTCTTATTACTTTCATTTATTTCTTCTTATTattcttgttttctttttatttcattTACCTTTTCTATTTACATTGTTTtttatatttgtttttttcttttctcatttTCCCTTTCTTCTTGTTCATACTTTTCCTTTTTCCTTATTGTTTTTTCTCTATTCATTACTTTTATATCAAGTGTCCTGTTATCTTGCTCTAACTTTTCTATTGTTTCCTAGCATGTGATTTTTTTTACATCATTAATTTTATTGGGACTTACATGTATATCATTATTTTTATTGTGAGATGTTTTCTTGTGAagaaagaatattttttattttaacattGTTCATTTTTTATGAAGAAATACCATTCCTTAAATTGGTCGCGTATTATCCACGAGGTGATCCAAGTGTACTTTTATTATTTTTCCCAAGGTGTCCATAAGATCCCATAGTGTATTTTATATCATTCATATTGTAACATAGATTGTTCCACGATGTATTTTGGATCCTTCTCTTAGTATTGATGGAATGCTTTATGGTGTATTTTGTGATATTTTTATAGTATCAATAATATGTTTTTGACATATTTTGGATTGTTCATTTAGTATTCATGGATTTCTCTATCCTACATTTTAGGTTACCTATGATAAGTTTAACGATGTACTTTCTATTATTTTATTTTCCTTTACTCTTGTGTCTTCACGgcattaataaatctatcaacctCTCACAGGTAAGATGGATCAAGTCTTGATAAATTGTACATACATGCTCAGATGCTCTCTACATCTTAAACTATAAAATTCCATAAGGATCTACATAATAATTTAATGCAGCTGTAAATAGATTTAAATATATACATAGACATTTATTTAAAGAAAAATGTTCACACTGTCTTTGCTCAATAAAAGGTTACAATAATACATAgttatgattaaattattaaaatATTCACTCAATTTTCTCAAAAGAACATTCTATATGACCAGATATTCACTAACATAAATTAACATACAGGTATGACTAATTAATTAATATATTTTCAACAAACCAACAAATTCACTGTCTAGATCAAAATCTAAATATTTTCTATGCATGGATGGGGTGCTAGGATCCATATATTACGAAATTAATGATTTATAGTGGAAGAAACATGTGAAGCTACCTAATACATCAATTTTAAGACACAAACTATAGCTAATACGGTATTAAAATACTCAAACAACATGCATTCTCTctgtcggggttatgatacccTGGGTATCTCAAGACACCGATTAGTTTGCCGCTCGGGCGGCCCACGTTGGCTCAGCTGGCAGAGGGCCGACAACCGCGGTTCACCGAAGCTACAAAGGCCCTAGGCCAAACACTAAGGCGAGTGGTCGACCATGACCTCTCCTTTCTCCTTCCGCTACATGCCACACAGCACCGCACGACCTCTCCCCCGTCTCGAGCCTTGGAAACGAACAAGGAGAGGTAGAGCTCCACCAAGTAAGCTAGCCCTGACAGGGGCAGGCACGCTCCACTCACTCCGCTAGGACTGATGGGACATCTATCCCCTCAGTCAGGACTGATGCCATCCCTACGCCACACTGCgcggacaagacaacaccgctaTGCAGTGACGACCAATACGACATCCCACCGTCCATACTCAGCCTGACAAGATGGGCGTACGGCCCCACCCACTACGAGATGAGGCACACGACCCCGACCTTGACTTTCAAGGTCGGCCAAGCTATTGGGCACCTCGACCTCGTAGTCTAGTGTCAAGGCCACCGGGACCACGACCAGCAAAGGCGATCGACGACCAAGGAGCGGCTACCTACTCCCATACTGTCGCCACGACACCACTGGGAgatgatgacgaaggccacgatAGGCTCACATCGCACAGGACAGATTGGCAAACCACCACCATGCCAACATTGCTGTCATGACCGGCACTGTAGCATCACGCCACGCCATGCCACGACGTGGGAGCAAGACCACGACGATAAGCATACTAGAACATGTGCTGATGCCAAGACAAGATGGCCTTCCTTACAAGCAAGCTTACTAGTTTCTCCCTCCCTCAGACTCACGACCAGATATTCACTAACAAAAGCATGACCACGACCCGGACGCACACAGCCCGGGTCGCTTTAGGCCTAAACGACGACCCTCGGTTAAAGAGGACGTCCCATGACCGTGCAGCCACTCGGGAATGCGGCCGCAACCTGGCGATGGTCGGGAAATCGCAACCTAGCGAGCTAAGGTGTGATTAGGGGAAAGGCGCCCGAGCGGTTCAAGGGTCGAACTCTCCATCTTGCGAGGAGAAAAGTCGATGATCCACTCAAAAGTCGTGACCTTGGACTAACCTGCTCGACCCTGACCCAATGGCTCTGGGGCTCGTCGTGACCATAGAAAAAATCACAACATCCCAATAAAGAGTTTCTCTTTATTCATAATCAACAAGTGCGACCAACCCGCATATAGGACATAAACAGCCTGATACCACCGACATGGCGATATCGTTGAAAGCTCTAGAAGCCGTGATGCTAGAAGAAGGTTTACGCGATGTTCTCTTCCACCATTGCTGCAAGCATGATGGAAAAGGACACCTCACAAACCTTCTCGTAGCATCGCGACTCTCGAAGCACAAGACACATGGGGAGAGATGGGAGGTGTGATGGCTCAGGAAGCCCCTCAACGTTTGCCGGTGGGGTTTCAGGCACACCACCAGGGCATGCACATTGGGTCGTAGAGGCATGAAAGAACCATCATATGATGGGGTTGCCTGACCTCTAGAGCGTGACTGCACCACCGTCATACCCACCACAATGAGGATGGCATGGTGAAACCTTCCACGGCTAGCGACCACCTCGCGCACCCGAGCCGATAGGTCTCGGGGAACGAGGAGGTCCCATGGATACGGACCCGGTGGCCAAACCATCTCATCCCCTCCTGCTCGCAAGCCACCTTCTAGCACCAATTGTTGGATGAAGCATCGCCGACCTCCGGCCAACACAACTGACCCCTGGCAGTTCGCATCCTCAAAACTTTCACTATCTATTGTGAAGCACTCCCTCTCTCGAGCTCAACTTCTAAAGAAATCTAGAAGTAGCCAAAAGGCATGGATAAGAAAGGTTCAAATGGGAAGGAGGTCCCTATTTATAGGCCCAAGGACGGACTGTGCAGCCTGTGATCCCCAAGCCACGTGGTGAACGAATGGAGGTCATAGCCAATGTCAGAAGCTCACGTGAGGTCAGGGAAATCGAGATCCTCCAAAAGATGGAGCCGGTACAACATCGACAAGACCGCACGACTCTGTATGGATCTCGTACCCTTACACACAACACCCTGACATAGTCGGGCTCAGCAGAGCAGTCATGTACCTGACCGTTAAGGCAACTTGACGGGACGGGACGTAACgaccacctaccgcattgaacaTTCAAAACAGCAATGGGTCAAACTCTGAGCTCAAGACTACCATGACCTTAGATACAAGCGCACCACACACACAGACATCAGCATCTCCACGATTACTCTGAGATCACAAAgacgctcgagggctactgtcggggttatgataccccgggtatcttaagacaccgattagttagccGCTCGGGCTGCCCACACTGGCCCAACTAGCAAAGACCTAGCAACACGGTTCACCGAAGCAGCAAAGGTCCTAGGCCAAGCACTAAGGCGAGTGGTTGACCatgacctctcccttctccttccgcTGCACGCCACGCAGCACCGCACGATCTCTCCCCCGTCTTGACCCCTAGGAAGAAACAAAGAGAGGTCATGCTCCACCAAGTACGCCAGCCCTGATAGGAGCAGGCAAGCTCCAAGCTCAAGACAACCACGACCTTAGATACATGCACGAACATCAGCATCTCCACGATCACTCTGAGATCACGAAGACGCTCGAGGGCTACTATTGGGGTTATGATACCCTGGGTATCTTAAGACACAGATTAGTTAGCCACTCAGGCGGCCCACACTGGCCCAACTAGCAAAGAcccacactactacacaaaaacttaaccgaggcgTTTGGAAAAAGGCCTCTAAGACGGTTAGGCCGGTTGCCCGCCTCGGTCATTCATGGCAGGGCAGCCAGCctagcaaccgcctcggttaatgcttaaCCAAGGTTGGCAACTTAAcagaaccgcctcggttaatgcctattAACCGAGTTGGTTGACCTAACAAAATTGCCTCCTAAAAtcaattaaccgaggcgggcctcATCCAAAAATGCCTCCATTTTCAGAGGTGGGCCTCCTAAATGGCCCGCCTAAAAAAAGGCCTAAAGCCCAGCTGGGCCATTAGCTTAGCCATGTATATTAGGAGCACTTAGGTTTTCCAGTCGCACTTCTCTTTCCCCCTCCCCGCAGTCgctgttggcggtcactaacgatcGAATCCGACCACCAAATAATATCCAAAACAGGAGAATTAAACAAACTTTCAACACATATGCatatactattgacctagttccacttgtattggagaaaacatgttttgcaggactCATATTCGAATACAAGTGAAAACCAAGCAAAAAGGCGCAAAGCAGAAAGCGTAAAGCAGGGCATACACCAAGGAATCAAGCAAAGGCCTATCCAACCGCCAAATTTGGCCCGAGCACCGATGTAGAAGAGATCCAGGCCCAGCCAAGAGCCCATAAGAGCAAGGCGGTGGCGAAAGGGGCCATATAGGGTGCGGTCGCACCCTGGGTGCGCCAGCACCCCACCACCGCCTTCTCGGGTCCATGCTCCTCCAGCGGTTGCATGCCTCCATACATAGGCGGTTTTGGCCGGTTTCCTAATTTATCAGCGCCAAGCCAACCATGCTTCACTACATAAGAAGAGGAGCTCACCATTCAAACAcacaccatttggagctacacacctcccatctctctacttgtactctctTAGTTTTAGTAGTGgtatttggagctagcaaagctatcaaggagggcttggctccttggaagaagagtgacatcttggtatgaataatactatgaagagttcttccatagtcatgctctcatatcatttatatagtagtgcatatgacctagagtatagttgtcttgttataatcatgatatatgaattagcatatagtttgtgttttatgatcttaacatgttcaacttcatacttaatcattcatatggtttgtatgagtataagtagagctagggttgaggTGATGGTTCGTCGTTCCTTCAGGTTTGCCCATATTCTTccttgtcgatccatagggtcagaATTCTGGGGGAGGGGTATGGGTAGTTTCATTTTACACGGGCACGGTGCTCGGGTGCACAGGAACCTTCGGATGTGATGGTGCcccccggttgaggggtaggcggcaggtggtgatagccctatccgtcccttgtaatcccccacgttcgggtactgtgtaggagttttaaagtctctcaCGCTTATTGGTAGACCAGTGCTCGGAGATCTCCCCGTTCATCttaaacttagttctaactctaatcatataacttatatgatcgttaactgttctttgcacggctatattagaatACGCCGGCTCTATGTAGGAACATTTTTTATtctttgtgttttcctttatccatgaggttggctcagatgtgtgtccactatccttaaaataccgtttttacccctatcatgaactACTGGTTTACTAatacaagtatgtaatcttgttcatgctcgtgctagactcttataccttgccctcctttgagaaaatataaataacgataccctgaatacttccgggtgaaatgctacaatgatagatccgtgcgcttgcggatattttctataatcattaagaactatcatagttggtgtttcttggcggcgtcgctaaggttaactcaatcttagtgatggtgctgaGAAATACCAACAGgaatttctggcgccattgtcggtgatggacttaaaacctccacacttggtcattgcgctaagaaatgccaacaagcatttctagcgctgttGCCGGGGATGGACTTataacctccacacttggtgattgcgctaagaaatgccaacaatcgCGCAGCCGAGCGTCGTGCTCCTCCCTTCCGACTCGCGAGCCTAGCGGCgccctccactctctctctccctcgcacTCTCCCTCCTGAGCCCCTCTCCCTCTTGAGCACGGCGGCACATGCACCCTCTCCctcccgagcacggcggcgcaccTTCTACCTCCGAGCCCAGCGGCGTCCTTCTCCACCACAGTTGGTGGTGACGCAGGGATGCCAGATTCGGCCGGTGGCGGCACAGGGAGGCCGGATCTGACTGGTGGCGGCCCAGGGGGCGGATGCGCCATGGGCGGTGGATCTCCATCGGTGTCACATGTCCGCGCGACAGCTGTCCGGAGCAGCACCAGCGGCTACGACGCACGTGGAAACGACGAGCGGTGGCGCTTGGATGGGCCTGGCGGGCCTTGTCGATGGGCTCAGCGGGCTCCATCGACCGGCACTGTAGCATCACGCCACGCCATGCCGTGATGTGGGAGCAAGACCATGACGACGACCGTACCAGAACGTGCGCCGACGCCAGGACAAGACGACCTTCCTTTCAAGCCAAGCTTACTAGTTTCTCCCTCCTTCAGGCTCACGACCACTCGGTCGGGAGAACCACTCTCTGTATGTAACCTGGCCCcgggactctatataagggtggcCAGGCCTCCCATCCAGGGTGACGGACTCTCGAGACTTTATTCGGGCATCCGTTCTCCTCACTACTCCTATCTCTTTCCCTTAGCTTACATActctattgtaagaacttcagagcattcaaacgAGTAATATGCACTCGAACGATATCtgacactggacgtagggctccggcaCTCTCCTATACACAAACCATGAAAACATAAATCTAATTACGCCACAAATTATATAGGATTCATCCAAAAAGACATAGCATACGCATTAACTAACTTTTTTTAGCAACCTCCTTCA
Coding sequences within:
- the LOC136453395 gene encoding subtilisin-like protease SBT3.9 isoform X2: MGFCIPSRAPVASALLLYLFLPLLLGAHGGSRRLYIVYLGDVKHGHPNDVIASHHDLLSDVLGSMEDSLASMVYNYKHGFSGFAAMLTEDHADQLGELPEVISVHLSRSCRVTTTRSWDFLGMNYQMPSGLLHRSRYGEDIIIGVVDAGIWPESKSFSDQGYGPVPSRWKGVCQVGVAWDRSNCNRKIIGARFYSADVPEEILKIDYLSPRGINTHGTHTASTAAGLVVEAASFHGLAAGAARGGAPRARIAMYKSFWGEIGFGNSAGLLAAIDDAIHDGVDVLSLSLAVPEENSFGALHAVQMGITVVYAAGNDGPSPQTLENTAPWVITVAASKTDRSFPTVITLGNKQQITGQSLYYQGKNSNSSRSSFRSLANGDQCTQDDLNGTDIKGKIVLCATQHSPTTFGPFTYFSVARQSIVKGGGTGLIFVQYTTDGLEDLGDFPFPWVLVDIDTGKKIKKYIDSASSPVAKIEPARTSTGALLAPKVASFSSRGPSPDYADIIKPDIAAPGANILAATENSYGIMSGTSMATPHVAGIIALLKALHPNWSPAALKSAIITTDGMPILAEGLPRKIADPFDYGGGHINPNRAADPGLIYDINPKDYNYFFDCTIKTSVSCNATSTPGYLLNLPSISAPDLRYPVTMWRTVTNVGEVNAVYHVAIENPAGIKIEVEPSVLVFNAAKKVHTFQVKLSPLRRLQGDYTFGSLTWYNNQKKVRIPIAARITMYDLFADVA
- the LOC136453395 gene encoding subtilisin-like protease SBT3.9 isoform X1; its protein translation is MGFCIPSRAPVASALLLYLFLPLLLGAHGGSRRLYIVYLGDVKHGHPNDVIASHHDLLSDVLGSMEDSLASMVYNYKHGFSGFAAMLTEDHADQLGELPEVISVHLSRSCRVTTTRSWDFLGMNYQMPSGLLHRSRYGEDIIIGVVDAGIWPESKSFSDQGYGPVPSRWKGVCQVGVAWDRSNCNRKIIGARFYSADVPEEILKIDYLSPRGINTHGTHTASTAAGLVVEAASFHGLAAGAARGGAPRARIAMYKSFWGEIGFGNSAGLLAAIDDAIHDGVDVLSLSLAVPEENSFGALHAVQMGITVVYAAGNDGPSPQTLENTAPWVITVAASKTDRSFPTVITLGNKQQITGQSLYYQGKNSNSSRSSFRSLANGDQCTQDDLNGTDIKGKIVLCATQHSPTTFGPFTYFSVARQSIVKGGGTGLIFVQYTTDGLEDLGDFPFPWVLVDIDTGKKIKKYIDSASSPVAKIEPARTSTGALLAPKVASFSSRGPSPDYADIIKPDIAAPGANILAATENSYGIMSGTSMATPHVAGIIALLKALHPNWSPAALKSAIITTASVTDEDGMPILAEGLPRKIADPFDYGGGHINPNRAADPGLIYDINPKDYNYFFDCTIKTSVSCNATSTPGYLLNLPSISAPDLRYPVTMWRTVTNVGEVNAVYHVAIENPAGIKIEVEPSVLVFNAAKKVHTFQVKLSPLRRLQGDYTFGSLTWYNNQKKVRIPIAARITMYDLFADVA
- the LOC136453395 gene encoding subtilisin-like protease SBT3.9 isoform X3 — translated: MDTPTMSSLRTMIYSAMFLEELPEVISVHLSRSCRVTTTRSWDFLGMNYQMPSGLLHRSRYGEDIIIGVVDAGIWPESKSFSDQGYGPVPSRWKGVCQVGVAWDRSNCNRKIIGARFYSADVPEEILKIDYLSPRGINTHGTHTASTAAGLVVEAASFHGLAAGAARGGAPRARIAMYKSFWGEIGFGNSAGLLAAIDDAIHDGVDVLSLSLAVPEENSFGALHAVQMGITVVYAAGNDGPSPQTLENTAPWVITVAASKTDRSFPTVITLGNKQQITGQSLYYQGKNSNSSRSSFRSLANGDQCTQDDLNGTDIKGKIVLCATQHSPTTFGPFTYFSVARQSIVKGGGTGLIFVQYTTDGLEDLGDFPFPWVLVDIDTGKKIKKYIDSASSPVAKIEPARTSTGALLAPKVASFSSRGPSPDYADIIKPDIAAPGANILAATENSYGIMSGTSMATPHVAGIIALLKALHPNWSPAALKSAIITTASVTDEDGMPILAEGLPRKIADPFDYGGGHINPNRAADPGLIYDINPKDYNYFFDCTIKTSVSCNATSTPGYLLNLPSISAPDLRYPVTMWRTVTNVGEVNAVYHVAIENPAGIKIEVEPSVLVFNAAKKVHTFQVKLSPLRRLQGDYTFGSLTWYNNQKKVRIPIAARITMYDLFADVA